A single genomic interval of Dyella sp. GSA-30 harbors:
- a CDS encoding cobyric acid synthase: protein MNARVLMVQGCTSDAGKSTVVAALCRWLHRRGVAVAPFKPQNMALNSAVTVDGGEIGRAQAVQAQAAGLAPHTDFNPVLLKPNSDTGAQVIVNGHAVANMDARGYHEYKRIAMDAVLAAHARLLQRYAALIVEGAGSPAEINLRDRDIANMGYAEVVDCPVILVADIDRGGVFAHLVGTLALLSPSEQQRVAGFVINRFRGDIALLQPGLDWLERETGKPVLGVLPYLHGLQLEAEDAMPRERVPNATARLRVAVPALPRISNHTDFDALRAHPQIDFRFVGPGEAWPSCDLIVLPGSKSTRADLAWLRAQGWDTAIARHLRYGGKLIGICGGLQMLGRAVHDPHGIEGEAGSSDGLGWLDLETTLEPGKQLRQVSGSLALDDATVRGYEIHCGISSGPDLQRPSSRLEDGRVDGATSVDGQVLGSYLHGLFDAPEAQAALLRWAGVQDAVAVDMAAEREVSLDRLADTIDAHMDTAALSRLLGLETAA, encoded by the coding sequence GTGAACGCGCGGGTGTTGATGGTGCAGGGCTGTACCTCCGATGCGGGCAAGAGCACGGTGGTCGCCGCCTTGTGTCGTTGGCTCCATCGGCGCGGCGTCGCCGTGGCGCCATTCAAACCGCAGAACATGGCGCTCAACTCCGCGGTCACCGTCGATGGCGGCGAGATCGGCCGCGCACAAGCCGTGCAGGCGCAGGCGGCCGGTCTTGCTCCGCATACCGATTTCAATCCGGTGCTGCTCAAACCGAATTCGGACACTGGCGCACAGGTCATCGTCAACGGCCATGCCGTGGCGAACATGGATGCACGCGGTTATCACGAGTACAAGCGCATCGCGATGGATGCGGTGCTTGCCGCTCATGCGCGGCTACTGCAGCGCTATGCCGCGCTGATCGTCGAAGGTGCCGGCAGCCCGGCCGAAATCAATCTGCGCGATCGCGATATCGCCAATATGGGCTACGCCGAAGTGGTGGACTGCCCGGTCATTCTCGTTGCCGATATCGATCGCGGCGGTGTATTTGCGCATCTGGTCGGCACGTTGGCTCTGTTGTCGCCGAGCGAGCAGCAACGCGTCGCAGGCTTCGTGATCAATCGCTTTCGTGGCGACATCGCATTGCTGCAACCGGGGCTGGACTGGCTGGAGCGGGAAACCGGCAAACCCGTGCTGGGCGTGTTGCCGTACCTGCATGGTCTGCAACTGGAGGCCGAGGACGCGATGCCGCGCGAACGCGTGCCCAACGCGACGGCGCGTTTGCGCGTGGCCGTGCCCGCCTTGCCGCGCATCAGCAATCACACCGATTTCGACGCGCTGCGTGCGCATCCGCAGATCGACTTCCGCTTTGTCGGGCCGGGCGAGGCGTGGCCGTCCTGCGATCTGATCGTGTTGCCCGGCTCCAAATCCACGCGGGCCGATCTGGCCTGGTTACGTGCGCAAGGCTGGGACACGGCCATCGCTCGTCACCTGCGCTACGGCGGCAAACTCATCGGCATCTGCGGCGGGCTGCAGATGCTTGGGCGTGCCGTGCACGACCCACATGGTATCGAGGGCGAGGCCGGCTCCAGCGATGGGCTGGGTTGGCTCGACCTGGAGACGACGCTGGAGCCCGGCAAGCAATTACGTCAGGTCAGCGGAAGCCTGGCGTTGGACGATGCCACGGTGCGCGGCTATGAAATCCATTGCGGCATCAGCAGCGGTCCGGACTTGCAGCGGCCATCGAGTCGGCTGGAGGATGGCCGTGTCGATGGCGCCACATCGGTCGATGGCCAGGTGCTGGGGAGCTACCTGCATGGCCTGTTCGACGCTCCCGAGGCGCAGGCGGCGCTGTTGCGGTGGGCAGGTGTGCAGGACGCGGTAGCGGTGGATATGGCGGCAGAGCGCGAGGTAAGCCTCGATCGCCTGGCCGATACCATCGACGCCCATATGGATACGGCCGCATTATCGCGTCTGCTGGGCCTGGAGACCGCCGCATGA
- a CDS encoding adenosylcobinamide-GDP ribazoletransferase has product MIRALLVALGFLTRVPVPSRAFDDTRATRQSLAWYPAVGAVIGIVLWLLAQLLHAWPPLLSAAVILIVWIGVTGALHLDGLADSADAWIGGIGSRERTLEIMKDPRCGPAGVVALVAVLLLKFAALASAPISGGIALLLAPVLARAALTLAFVTTPYARAQGLGSALRDAPRSACWLGIAAAAVVALCLGTRGLVALIAAAVLFALWRHACMRRLGGFTGDTCGALAEIIEAVVLVALAATA; this is encoded by the coding sequence ATGATTCGCGCTCTGCTCGTCGCGCTGGGGTTTCTTACCCGCGTGCCGGTACCGTCCAGGGCCTTCGACGACACTCGCGCGACCCGTCAGTCGCTGGCCTGGTACCCGGCGGTCGGTGCCGTGATCGGTATCGTGCTGTGGTTGCTGGCGCAGCTGCTGCACGCATGGCCTCCCTTGTTGTCCGCCGCGGTGATCCTGATCGTCTGGATCGGCGTCACCGGTGCCTTGCACCTGGATGGGCTGGCCGACAGCGCCGACGCTTGGATCGGCGGCATCGGCAGTCGCGAACGCACCCTGGAGATCATGAAGGATCCCCGTTGCGGACCGGCTGGCGTGGTCGCGCTGGTGGCCGTGCTGTTGCTCAAATTTGCCGCGTTGGCGAGTGCTCCGATCAGTGGCGGCATCGCCTTGTTGCTGGCACCGGTACTTGCCCGTGCCGCGTTGACCCTGGCGTTTGTCACGACGCCGTACGCACGCGCCCAGGGTCTGGGTTCGGCCTTGCGCGACGCACCGCGCAGCGCGTGCTGGCTCGGTATCGCTGCGGCGGCGGTAGTTGCCCTTTGCTTGGGCACGCGCGGGCTGGTGGCGCTGATCGCCGCCGCGGTCCTGTTTGCCTTGTGGCGCCATGCCTGCATGCGCCGCCTGGGCGGTTTCACCGGCGACACCTGCGGTGCTCTGGCGGAAATCATCGAAGCCGTGGTACTGGTGGCCCTGGCCGCTACGGCCTGA
- the cobD gene encoding threonine-phosphate decarboxylase CobD: MLEHGGRLLQASRTYNIPLSDWLDLSTGVSPYAWPVPPIPPLAWQRLPDDDDGLIDVARDYYEATSLLPLAGSQAAIQCLPMLRATTNVGVLAPGYAEHAHAWRRQGHRVTLASARDLIAHADHFDVIVLMHPNNPAGDRFTVDELLALHASLAARGGWLIVDEAFIDATPEHSLCPYAGREGLIVLRSVGKFFGMAGARAGFAFATMPLLDALRERLGPWTLSGPTRHVLKLALADDVWQAGAGDRLHRESQRLARLLTRHGLPPTAGTAFFQWCCDTRALNLHWQLAQRGVFTRWFETPQSLRFGLPGDDAAFERLDRTLAEVLA, translated from the coding sequence ATGCTTGAACACGGTGGACGGCTACTGCAGGCCTCCAGGACCTACAACATTCCTTTGTCCGACTGGCTGGATCTTTCCACTGGCGTGAGCCCTTACGCGTGGCCTGTGCCGCCGATCCCGCCGCTGGCGTGGCAGCGCCTGCCCGATGACGATGACGGGCTGATCGACGTCGCGCGCGATTATTACGAAGCGACCTCTCTGTTGCCTTTGGCCGGTTCGCAGGCCGCCATCCAGTGCTTGCCGATGCTGCGCGCGACGACCAACGTCGGTGTGCTTGCTCCCGGTTATGCCGAGCACGCGCATGCCTGGCGACGCCAGGGGCATCGCGTCACCTTGGCATCGGCACGCGACTTGATCGCGCACGCCGATCACTTCGACGTAATCGTACTGATGCATCCGAACAATCCGGCGGGCGATCGCTTCACCGTGGACGAGTTGCTGGCGCTGCATGCGTCGCTGGCCGCACGCGGCGGTTGGCTGATCGTCGACGAGGCATTTATCGACGCGACCCCCGAGCATAGTTTGTGTCCCTATGCGGGCCGCGAAGGCTTGATCGTGCTTCGCTCGGTGGGCAAGTTTTTCGGCATGGCCGGCGCACGTGCCGGGTTTGCGTTTGCAACGATGCCTTTGCTCGATGCACTGCGCGAACGATTGGGACCCTGGACGTTAAGCGGGCCCACGCGTCATGTGCTCAAGCTCGCCCTGGCCGATGATGTCTGGCAAGCTGGCGCCGGCGACCGCCTGCATCGCGAAAGCCAGCGACTGGCGCGCTTGTTGACCAGACACGGCTTGCCGCCAACGGCGGGCACGGCTTTCTTTCAGTGGTGCTGCGATACGCGCGCATTGAACCTGCATTGGCAGCTGGCGCAACGCGGGGTCTTCACACGCTGGTTCGAGACGCCGCAAAGCCTGCGTTTTGGACTGCCGGGTGACGATGCGGCCTTCGAGCGGCTGGATCGCACCCTCGCCGAGGTGCTTGCGTGA
- a CDS encoding TonB-dependent receptor encodes MTARRKNNGLKRLALQGAGGVLVLSLFVAADTRAEPAVSRSMQALVTFSIPAQPLSTALMSLGKQANVQVLTASDSIAGLRCDGASGTLTVQAALAKLLAGTNLEYETFDAQTVVVRQRSFVPAMSFESQLVGAEPSIPIVTSLSAIRVPGVALGDFGYKADSTRGATRTDTSLADIPQSVSIVTRDLIDSQQAINVSDVVRNIAGVNYVDGFGGPPLFRIRGFNVGNGMTDGLPNGVARIEDLPPLIGIERVEVLKGPEAILGESSVDNNFGGSVNIVMKQPQAEPVRELSFSLGQYDGARAGVDFAGPLDAHGVWTYRWIASANYADRTAQGYRGQRSDYVAPSIAWQNDATRVTFGLEYVNNRIPVTDHSVLLGDSLDTAVPFGILTGNASDHAVFRTMRAVYSVEQKLGDDWKFESRGQYVDQRNSGQDWSFADADLAGYANASAQLFNYSDAFYTLQNDLSGSFSQGDLTHHVVLGVDYARTRAGTGDDQGVLTVSRPIEVNVFSNMALPSARTQSVDAGIGVVQTLGGAWSTNTGVFLQDQIAIGEQWDVLAAVRRTTYDLSTRTDGAATQKLRKSRWVPKLGVVYKPLRNVSLYASTATGFQADSLIGETGQPLPPSVSRQIEAGAKIDLFDQRARLTTAWYRIKLDHSVDLVSPDPPFFAIPGPGQTNHGIETEFTGQITRGLDVTASFTDARIHNDDDSIVTGAPQRQGSFWASYRFQRESLQGWGVAGGIFARSRSVGRTSGDLAYFNIPGQASVEANVSYSAAHWRATLGVKNLFARTLYAVNFDQTFVPIREGRVFLLSGVYDL; translated from the coding sequence GTGACGGCCCGGCGAAAGAACAACGGTCTGAAGCGACTCGCGCTGCAAGGCGCGGGCGGTGTGCTGGTGTTGTCTCTTTTTGTGGCTGCCGATACCCGTGCCGAGCCGGCGGTGAGTCGTTCGATGCAGGCGTTGGTGACCTTTTCGATTCCCGCGCAACCCTTGTCCACGGCGCTGATGTCGCTGGGCAAGCAGGCAAACGTGCAGGTGCTCACTGCCAGCGATTCGATTGCCGGCCTGCGCTGCGATGGTGCCTCGGGCACGCTCACCGTGCAGGCCGCACTGGCAAAACTGCTGGCGGGCACCAATCTCGAATACGAAACCTTTGACGCCCAGACCGTTGTCGTGCGGCAGCGATCGTTCGTGCCGGCGATGTCGTTCGAAAGCCAGCTGGTCGGTGCCGAACCGAGCATTCCCATCGTGACGTCGTTGTCCGCGATCCGCGTGCCGGGCGTGGCCCTGGGCGACTTTGGCTACAAGGCCGATAGCACCCGCGGCGCAACACGCACCGATACCAGCCTGGCCGACATTCCGCAGTCGGTCAGCATCGTCACGCGTGACCTGATCGATTCGCAGCAGGCGATCAACGTATCCGATGTGGTGCGCAATATCGCCGGCGTCAATTATGTCGACGGCTTCGGTGGACCGCCGCTGTTTCGCATCCGCGGCTTCAACGTCGGCAACGGCATGACCGACGGCCTGCCCAACGGCGTGGCGCGCATCGAAGATCTGCCGCCGCTTATCGGCATCGAACGCGTCGAAGTATTGAAAGGGCCCGAGGCGATCCTGGGCGAGTCGTCGGTCGACAACAATTTCGGCGGCTCGGTCAACATCGTGATGAAGCAGCCGCAGGCCGAACCGGTACGCGAATTGAGTTTCTCGTTGGGCCAGTACGACGGCGCGCGCGCGGGTGTCGACTTCGCCGGTCCGCTCGATGCACACGGCGTCTGGACCTACCGCTGGATCGCCTCGGCCAACTATGCGGACCGCACGGCCCAAGGGTACCGCGGTCAACGCAGCGATTACGTGGCGCCCTCGATCGCATGGCAGAACGATGCGACGCGCGTGACATTCGGCCTGGAATACGTCAACAACCGCATTCCGGTGACCGACCACTCGGTGCTGCTGGGCGACTCTCTCGATACGGCCGTGCCGTTCGGTATCCTCACGGGTAATGCGAGCGATCATGCGGTATTTCGTACGATGCGCGCGGTGTACAGCGTCGAGCAGAAGCTGGGTGACGACTGGAAGTTTGAAAGTCGTGGCCAATACGTGGATCAACGCAACAGCGGACAGGACTGGTCGTTCGCCGATGCGGATCTGGCCGGCTACGCGAATGCATCGGCTCAATTGTTCAACTATTCCGATGCGTTCTACACCCTGCAGAATGACCTTTCGGGGAGTTTCAGCCAGGGTGACCTCACGCATCATGTCGTGCTCGGCGTTGACTATGCGAGAACGCGCGCGGGTACCGGCGACGATCAGGGTGTGCTGACCGTCAGCCGCCCGATCGAAGTCAATGTGTTCTCGAATATGGCCTTACCCTCGGCGCGTACGCAAAGCGTAGACGCGGGCATCGGTGTGGTGCAGACCTTAGGCGGCGCCTGGTCGACCAATACCGGTGTGTTCCTGCAGGACCAGATCGCCATCGGCGAACAGTGGGATGTGTTGGCGGCGGTACGACGCACGACCTACGACCTTTCCACCCGCACCGACGGTGCAGCAACGCAGAAGCTGCGCAAATCCAGATGGGTGCCGAAGCTGGGCGTGGTCTACAAGCCGCTGCGCAATGTTTCGCTTTATGCGTCTACGGCCACCGGCTTTCAGGCCGACTCGTTGATCGGCGAGACCGGTCAACCCTTGCCGCCCTCGGTGTCGCGCCAGATCGAGGCTGGCGCCAAGATCGATCTGTTCGATCAACGCGCCCGCCTCACCACGGCGTGGTACCGGATCAAGCTCGATCACAGCGTCGACCTGGTGTCCCCTGATCCGCCGTTTTTCGCGATCCCCGGACCGGGGCAGACCAATCACGGCATCGAAACGGAGTTCACCGGGCAGATCACCCGCGGCCTGGATGTCACGGCGAGTTTCACCGACGCGCGCATCCACAACGACGACGACAGCATCGTCACCGGTGCGCCGCAGCGGCAAGGCAGCTTCTGGGCGAGTTATCGATTCCAGCGCGAAAGCCTGCAAGGCTGGGGCGTGGCCGGCGGCATTTTTGCGCGCAGCCGCAGCGTGGGTAGAACCAGTGGCGACCTGGCGTATTTCAATATCCCGGGCCAGGCGAGCGTCGAGGCCAACGTGTCCTATAGCGCCGCGCATTGGCGCGCGACCTTGGGCGTGAAGAATCTTTTTGCGCGCACGCTGTACGCGGTCAACTTCGATCAGACCTTTGTGCCGATCCGCGAAGGTCGCGTGTTTCTGTTGAGCGGCGTTTACGATCTCTAG
- a CDS encoding FecR family protein has translation MVTMKPGADDGLTRTAAEWWTRLREPGPSPQTIEQWQAWLEADPSHAQAFEQVCLLGESLQAADAPTRASLQQAFAPVERPRSRWLAGLAVAASLVIAVLGWRMAAQGGFGDSADLQRYASDVGQNRDIRLSDGSTIELGAASSLTARYAKGQRAIELSAGEAFFTVSHERDRPFVVAAGPVQIEDLGTAFNVRRTGQQVTVAVTQGRVRVQAPADKKQPGMELVAGQQASYDPRRGVFSMSSVAVDHVAVWRDNRLEFVNEPLSTVIANVNRYSRRPVQIADPRLGELTFTGTVKINTIDSWIGALPRVFPMQVSSFADHVVLTSSVR, from the coding sequence ATGGTAACCATGAAGCCGGGCGCCGATGACGGGCTGACCCGTACCGCTGCCGAGTGGTGGACGCGTTTGCGTGAGCCGGGGCCCTCACCGCAGACCATCGAGCAGTGGCAGGCATGGCTGGAAGCCGATCCAAGTCACGCGCAGGCGTTCGAGCAGGTTTGCCTGCTGGGCGAAAGCCTGCAGGCGGCCGACGCGCCGACACGCGCCTCGCTTCAGCAGGCGTTTGCGCCCGTCGAACGGCCGCGATCACGCTGGTTGGCGGGCCTGGCTGTCGCGGCCAGCCTGGTCATCGCCGTGCTTGGATGGCGTATGGCGGCGCAAGGTGGTTTTGGCGATAGCGCCGACCTGCAGCGTTATGCCAGCGACGTGGGCCAGAACCGGGATATCCGGCTATCGGATGGCTCGACCATTGAACTGGGCGCGGCGTCGAGCCTGACCGCCCGCTATGCCAAGGGGCAGCGCGCGATCGAGCTGAGCGCCGGCGAGGCGTTTTTTACCGTGTCGCATGAGCGCGACCGCCCCTTCGTGGTGGCTGCCGGCCCGGTGCAGATCGAGGATCTGGGGACCGCCTTCAATGTGCGCCGTACGGGCCAGCAGGTGACCGTAGCGGTGACCCAGGGCCGAGTCCGGGTGCAGGCGCCCGCGGACAAGAAACAGCCCGGCATGGAGCTGGTGGCGGGGCAACAGGCGAGTTACGACCCTCGCCGCGGGGTGTTCAGCATGTCCTCGGTCGCGGTCGATCATGTGGCTGTTTGGCGCGACAACCGGCTGGAGTTCGTCAACGAGCCGCTGTCGACGGTCATCGCCAACGTCAACCGCTACAGCCGCCGCCCCGTTCAGATTGCGGACCCGCGGCTGGGCGAACTGACGTTCACAGGTACGGTCAAGATCAATACCATTGACAGCTGGATCGGCGCCTTACCCCGGGTTTTCCCAATGCAGGTAAGCTCGTTCGCCGACCATGTGGTGCTGACCAGCTCGGTGCGGTAA
- the cbiB gene encoding adenosylcobinamide-phosphate synthase CbiB produces MIALAMLVAVLLDLALGEPRRLHPLVLFGRLATFNEHALYGDGRFKGIAAWCASVLPPVLLTWLIAHFLVMYSPWACSAFGALLLYLAIGYRSLAEHARPVAQALYDGDLHAARAAVSRIVSRDTGALDETQVAAAATESVLENGADAVFAALFWFALLGAPGVVLYRLSNTLDAMWGYRTPRYENFGWAAARIDDVLNFIPARLTAAAYALCGDASRAWRCWRKQAPAWDSPNAGPVMAAGAGALRVRLGGPAPYHGVMEERPRLGEGEPASAASIQAALLLVSRGLVLWLLVALLWALAGQGGTHA; encoded by the coding sequence ATGATCGCGCTCGCCATGTTGGTCGCCGTGCTCCTGGATCTTGCGCTGGGCGAGCCACGACGTCTGCATCCGCTGGTGCTGTTCGGCCGGCTGGCGACCTTCAACGAACATGCGCTGTATGGCGATGGGCGCTTCAAGGGCATCGCTGCATGGTGTGCATCGGTCTTGCCGCCGGTGCTGCTGACTTGGCTGATCGCGCATTTTTTGGTGATGTATTCGCCCTGGGCCTGCTCGGCCTTTGGTGCGCTGCTGCTGTATCTGGCGATCGGCTATCGCAGTCTTGCCGAGCATGCCCGTCCGGTTGCGCAGGCGCTGTACGACGGTGACCTGCACGCAGCACGCGCTGCCGTGTCGCGTATCGTCAGCCGCGACACCGGTGCGCTCGATGAAACGCAGGTGGCCGCGGCGGCGACGGAGTCGGTCCTGGAAAACGGTGCGGATGCGGTCTTTGCCGCCCTGTTCTGGTTTGCCTTGCTTGGCGCGCCTGGCGTGGTGCTTTATCGCCTGTCCAATACGCTGGATGCGATGTGGGGTTATCGCACGCCGCGCTATGAAAATTTCGGCTGGGCAGCCGCGCGCATCGACGATGTGCTGAATTTCATTCCCGCACGACTGACCGCAGCGGCATACGCGCTATGCGGTGACGCGAGTCGTGCATGGCGATGCTGGCGCAAGCAGGCGCCGGCCTGGGACAGTCCAAATGCCGGTCCAGTGATGGCTGCGGGTGCCGGCGCATTGCGCGTGCGCCTGGGCGGACCCGCGCCCTATCACGGTGTCATGGAAGAACGTCCCCGTCTGGGCGAAGGCGAGCCTGCATCGGCTGCATCGATCCAGGCGGCATTGCTATTGGTGAGTCGCGGTTTGGTGTTGTGGTTGCTGGTTGCGCTGTTGTGGGCGCTGGCCGGCCAAGGAGGCACGCATGCTTGA
- the cobU gene encoding bifunctional adenosylcobinamide kinase/adenosylcobinamide-phosphate guanylyltransferase, with the protein MTSPVLILGGARSGKSALAERLAIASGREVVYVATGQAGDGEMAARIAHHRAQRPAHWLTIEEPVKLADKLGDHAREDRCLLVDCLTLWLTNLLCDPDPGCFERERAALLERLPRMPGELLLVSNEVGLGIVPMGELSRRFVDEAGRLHQAIAALCPRVLFAAAGLPLVLKGPALEGNLP; encoded by the coding sequence ATGACCTCACCTGTTTTGATACTTGGCGGCGCCCGCTCCGGCAAGAGTGCGCTGGCCGAGCGCCTGGCCATCGCCTCGGGCCGCGAGGTGGTGTACGTCGCCACCGGGCAGGCCGGCGATGGTGAGATGGCGGCGCGTATCGCCCATCATCGGGCGCAGCGGCCCGCCCATTGGCTGACCATTGAAGAGCCGGTGAAGTTGGCCGATAAGCTTGGCGACCATGCGCGCGAGGATCGCTGTTTGCTGGTGGATTGCCTGACCCTGTGGCTGACGAATCTGCTTTGCGACCCCGATCCGGGTTGCTTCGAGCGCGAGCGCGCCGCCTTGCTCGAGCGCCTGCCGCGGATGCCGGGCGAGCTGTTGCTGGTGAGCAACGAAGTAGGCCTGGGCATCGTGCCGATGGGGGAGTTGAGCCGCCGTTTTGTCGATGAGGCCGGCCGCCTGCATCAGGCTATCGCCGCCCTGTGCCCGCGCGTTTTGTTTGCAGCGGCGGGTTTGCCGCTGGTATTGAAGGGCCCCGCCCTGGAAGGAAACTTGCCGTGA
- a CDS encoding histidine phosphatase family protein: MTGSIELLRHGDTGQRSYRGQLDDSLSAVGWAQLREAVMGREWDTVVSSTLRRCADFAAELCATRRLPLRLDARLAEYHFGHWQGVPIEQLAERQSDALGRFWRDPVRYPPPGAEPFEAFRQRLSEALDTISYGASGRRVLVVTHGGAIRLLRCVAESRDFGEMASIDVPHASLHPLVWPAR, encoded by the coding sequence ATGACCGGATCGATCGAGCTGCTGCGGCACGGCGATACCGGTCAGCGCAGTTACCGGGGGCAGCTCGATGACAGCTTGAGCGCGGTCGGCTGGGCTCAGCTGCGCGAAGCGGTGATGGGACGGGAGTGGGACACGGTGGTGTCCTCGACTTTGCGTCGCTGTGCCGACTTTGCCGCCGAGCTCTGCGCCACCCGACGTCTGCCGCTGCGCCTCGATGCGCGGTTGGCCGAGTATCACTTCGGACACTGGCAAGGTGTACCGATCGAGCAACTGGCCGAGCGCCAGAGCGACGCCTTGGGCCGCTTCTGGCGTGACCCGGTGCGTTATCCGCCGCCGGGCGCCGAGCCGTTCGAAGCGTTCCGTCAACGCTTGAGCGAGGCGCTCGATACCATCAGCTACGGCGCGTCGGGTCGACGCGTGCTGGTGGTGACGCATGGTGGCGCGATCCGCCTGTTGCGTTGTGTGGCCGAGTCGCGCGATTTCGGCGAGATGGCCAGTATCGATGTGCCGCATGCCTCGCTGCACCCCTTGGTGTGGCCAGCGCGATGA
- the cobT gene encoding nicotinate-nucleotide--dimethylbenzimidazole phosphoribosyltransferase, translating into MSWLQQPVAAWNEVAAAAATERQAQLTKPPGSLGELERLAIRLAGMQGAVKPRVDQVWISIFAGDHGVVAEGVSAFPQAVTGQMILNFAAGGAAISVLARELGATLEVVNLGTVNDPGEHAGVRRAFIAPQTGNFCDGPAMIEAQFAQALAAGAQSVQLAKQAGAQLFIGGEMGIGNTAVATALACALLDESPVDLTGAGTGLDAAGVARKAAVIERALQRHGDLRDPLAILRCLGGFEVAALAGAYIAAAQAGMPVLVDGFISTAAALAATRIHPSVREWMLFAHRSHERGHARLLDALQATPILDLGLRLGEGSGAATAVPVLRLACALHGGMATFAEAGVADA; encoded by the coding sequence ATGTCCTGGTTACAGCAGCCCGTCGCGGCATGGAACGAGGTCGCGGCGGCGGCTGCGACCGAACGCCAGGCGCAACTGACCAAGCCGCCGGGTTCCCTGGGCGAGCTGGAGCGACTGGCTATCCGGCTGGCCGGCATGCAGGGTGCGGTCAAGCCGCGCGTCGACCAGGTCTGGATCAGTATTTTCGCGGGCGATCACGGCGTCGTTGCCGAAGGCGTCTCCGCGTTTCCGCAGGCCGTTACCGGGCAGATGATCCTCAACTTCGCCGCCGGCGGTGCCGCGATCAGCGTGCTGGCACGCGAGCTCGGCGCCACGCTTGAGGTGGTCAACCTGGGTACGGTGAACGATCCGGGCGAGCACGCGGGCGTGCGTCGCGCGTTCATCGCGCCGCAGACGGGCAATTTCTGCGATGGCCCGGCCATGATCGAGGCGCAGTTCGCCCAGGCGCTGGCTGCGGGCGCACAGAGCGTGCAGCTGGCAAAACAGGCCGGCGCACAGTTGTTTATCGGCGGCGAGATGGGCATCGGCAATACCGCCGTTGCTACTGCGCTTGCGTGTGCCTTGCTGGACGAGTCGCCGGTGGATCTCACGGGTGCCGGCACCGGTCTCGATGCAGCCGGCGTCGCGCGCAAAGCAGCCGTCATCGAGCGCGCCCTGCAGCGCCATGGCGATCTGCGCGATCCGTTGGCGATATTGCGTTGCCTGGGCGGCTTCGAAGTGGCTGCACTCGCAGGCGCGTATATCGCGGCGGCGCAGGCAGGCATGCCGGTTTTGGTGGATGGATTCATCAGCACTGCGGCGGCGCTTGCTGCAACGCGTATCCATCCGAGCGTGCGCGAGTGGATGCTGTTTGCGCATCGCTCGCACGAGCGCGGCCATGCGCGTCTGCTTGATGCGTTGCAGGCCACACCCATACTCGATCTTGGCCTGCGTTTAGGCGAAGGGAGTGGAGCAGCCACCGCCGTACCCGTGCTACGTCTTGCCTGCGCACTGCACGGCGGCATGGCGACGTTTGCCGAAGCCGGGGTGGCGGACGCATGA
- a CDS encoding RNA polymerase sigma factor, translating to MDKPNEGDDANDGKPGAGRHHEQIRALYEEHHRALVAFLHSRLSSSADAQEVAQEVYVKLLALDDISHVDSPKAFLFRIAANLSLDHLRKRAVRAAAPVDPDDNDWHVTSVPEQHASAFQQWKVVQQALRELPAKTSRAFVMHVIEGRDFSVIAQSMKLSERMVRYHVGNAMAYCRERIEAEVP from the coding sequence ATGGATAAACCAAACGAGGGCGACGACGCGAACGACGGAAAACCCGGGGCCGGACGGCATCATGAGCAGATTCGTGCGTTGTACGAGGAACACCATCGCGCGCTGGTCGCGTTCCTGCACAGCCGGCTCAGCTCCAGCGCCGATGCGCAGGAAGTGGCGCAGGAGGTGTACGTGAAGTTGCTCGCGCTGGACGACATCTCGCATGTCGATTCGCCCAAGGCTTTCCTGTTTCGCATTGCCGCTAACCTGTCGCTCGACCACCTGCGCAAGCGCGCGGTACGGGCGGCTGCGCCAGTCGACCCGGACGACAACGACTGGCACGTCACGTCCGTCCCGGAGCAGCACGCTTCGGCCTTTCAACAATGGAAAGTCGTGCAGCAGGCCTTGCGCGAACTTCCCGCCAAAACCAGCAGGGCGTTTGTCATGCATGTCATCGAAGGACGCGATTTCAGCGTGATCGCCCAATCCATGAAACTCAGTGAGCGCATGGTGCGCTACCACGTCGGCAATGCCATGGCGTATTGCCGCGAACGTATCGAAGCGGAGGTGCCTTAA